Proteins encoded in a region of the Triticum dicoccoides isolate Atlit2015 ecotype Zavitan chromosome 3A, WEW_v2.0, whole genome shotgun sequence genome:
- the LOC119269003 gene encoding proline-rich receptor-like protein kinase PERK2 isoform X1 encodes MSGPSPSVTPAPVTPVSPPAPDAGGTPPVTPAPVTPVSPPAPDAGETPRVTPAPTPPVVTPVSPPPPDAAGTPPPPDASGTPPVTPPPPDAAATPPPPVNPPPPDGASTPPPVNPPVNPPPPPRPTPTPNPPPVTPSPPPPRPTPTPPNPTPVTPSPPPPRPTPTPTPTPTPSRPPPSSPPPPTNVPRSSPPLPDATPPPPEDVPSSPPPPNDAPAAAAPPPSPLTLSPPPPPQSASAPSTSAKSSSSSGTAVGVGVAVGTVVLLGLAAALIFCFVSRRRRLRRPETRADFFYDPRQPTTPLQQSHALSTPSSTPPLMHSWAQSSGGGDPGGPPLPAMTGGTLGYDELAAAADGFSEANLLGQGGFGHVYKGTVNGQEVAIKKLRAGSGQGHREFRAEVDIISRVHHKNLVSLVGFCIHAEQRLLVYEYVPNKTLESHLHHGSGRATLDWPRRWKIAVGSAKGLAYLHEDCHPKIIHRDIKAANILLDYNYEPKVADFGLAKCQEAEHTAVSTRVMGTFGYLAPEYYATGKVTDRSDVYSFGVMLLELITGRKPIMASSDHQPETLATWAKPLLTKALEEENYEELIDPELGTNYDAYDMARLVACAAAAVRQTARSRPRMAQIVRYLEGELSAEDLNGGMAPGQSAMHRSGGGNTDEVRRLRRMAFGPGTGTAGGTISEYASSEMSAPTSEYGLNPSSEYTASSAADTEDMTDFPHRAGAGRGSAEGGSGEAGRGTTEGFSRRTTVRRTGRG; translated from the exons ATGTCCGGTCCATCTCCTTCGGTGACTCCGGCGCCGGTTACGCCCGTGTCCCCGCCTGCTCCGGACGCTGGCGGGACGCCGCCGGTGACTCCGGCGCCGGTTACGCCGGTCTCTCCCCCTGCTCCGGACGCTGGCGAGACGCCGCGGGTGACTCCTGCTCCGACGCCACCCGTTGTTACGCCGgtctctccacctcctccggacGCCGCCGGGACGCCACCACCCCCGGACGCCTCTGGGACGCCTCCGGTGACCCCACCTCCGCCAGACGCCGCCGCGACGCCACCGCCACCGGTAAATCCACCTCCTCCGGACGGTGCCAGCACGCCTCCTCCAGTCAACCCGCCGGTGAACCCTCCTCCTCCACCAAGGCCAACGCCGACGCCAAACCCACCGCCAGTAACACCATCGCCACCTCCACCAAGGCCAACACCGACGCCGCCAAACCCAACGCCAGTAACACCATCCCCACCTCCACCAAGGCCAACGCCTACACCAACACCGACGCCAACTCCTAGCAGGCCGCCGCCGTCATCCCCACCTCCCCCGACGAACGTGCCACGTTCATCTCCACCGCTGCCTGACGCAACGCCGCCACCTCCCGAAGACGTCCCATCTTCGCCGCCGCCCCCGAACGACGCCCCAGCCGCAGCAGCGCCTCCGCCGTCACCTCTAACGTTGTCTCCGCCCCCGCCGCCGCAGTCAGCGTCCGCGCCGTCGACCTCGGCAAAGTCCTCTTCAAGCAGCGGGACCGCGGTGGGCGTGGGCGTGGCCGTCGGGACGGTGGTCTTGCTCGGGCTCGCGGCCGCCCTGATCTTCTGCTTCGTGTCCAGGCGGCGCCGTCTCCGAAGGCCGGAGACCCGAG CGGATTTCTTCTACGACCCGAGGCAGCCGACGACGCCGCTGCAGCAGTCGCACGCGCTGTCGACGCCGTCGTCGACGCCGCCGCTGATGCACTCGTGGGCGCAGAGCAGCGGCGGGGGCGACCCGGGCGGGCCGCCGCTCCCGGCCATGACGGGCGGCACGCTCGGGTACGAcgagctggcggcggcggcggacgggttCTCGGAGGCGAACCTGCTGGGGCAGGGCGGGTTCGGGCACGTGTACAAGGGCACGGTGAACGGGCAGGAGGTggccatcaagaagctgcgcgccgGCAGCGGGCAGGGCCACCGCGAGTTCCGCGCCGAGGTGGACATCATCAGCCGCGTGCACCACAAGAACCTCGTCTCCCTCGTCGGCTTCTGCATCCACGCCGAGCAGCGCCTCCTCGTCTACGAGTACGTCCCCAACAAGACCCTCGAGTCCCACCTGCACCACG GGAGCGGCCGCGCGACGCTGGACTGGCCGCGCCGGTGGAAGATCGCCGTCGGCTCGGCGAAGGGCCTCGCGTATCTGCACGAGGACT GTCATCCTAAGATCATCCACCGTGACATCAAGGCAGCCAACATCCTCCTCGACTACAACTACGAGCCCAAG GTTGCAGATTTTGGGCTGGCAAAATGCCAAGAAGCAGAACACACTGCTGTTTCTACGCGCGTAATGGGAACATTTGG ATACCTGGCGCCGGAATATTACGCCACCGGCAAAGTAACCGACCGGTCCGACGTCTACTCCTTCGGCGTGATGCTTCTGGAGCTCATCACCGGACGGAAGCCTATCATGGCATCCTCAGATCACCAGCCCGAAACATTGGCTACTTGG GCAAAGCCCCTGCTGACCAAGGCCTTGGAGGAGGAAAACTACGAGGAGCTGATCGACCCGGAGCTGGGGACCAACTACGACGCCTACGACATGGCGCGGCTCgtcgcctgcgccgccgccgccgtgcgccAGACGGCGCGCTCTCGCCCGCGGATGGCACAG ATTGTCCGGTACCTGGAGGGCGAGCTGTCGGCGGAGGACCTGAACGGCGGCATGGCGCCGGGCCAGAGCGCGATGCATCGCTCAGGGGGCGGCAACACGGACGAAGTCAGGCGGCTCAGGAGGATGGCGTTCGGGCCGGGCACCGGGACGGCCGGCGGCACCATCAGCGAGTACGCCAGCAGCGAGATGAGCGCGCCGACGAGCGAGTACGGGCTGAACCCGTCCAGCGAGTACACGGCCAGCAGCGCGGCGGACACGGAGGACATGACGGACTTCCCGCACAGAGCCGGCGCAGGCAGGGGCTCCGCCGAGGGGGGCAGCGGTGAGGCGGGACGCGGAACCACGGAGGGGTTCAGCAGGCGCACCACCGTCAGACGTACCGGTCGGGGGTGA